A single genomic interval of Polaribacter vadi harbors:
- the hutI gene encoding imidazolonepropionase: protein MNVLFKNIKELIQVRESSVNFLSGKEMSILPTIKNAFLLVKDGIISDYGIMGKCPEIDIKTIDATGKMILPSWCDSHTHLVYAGNREDEFVDRINGLSYAEIAKNGGGILNSAKKLQQTSEEDLYNQSKIRLEEIIQLGTGAVEIKSGYGLTKDAELKMLRVIEKLKENYFLEIKATFLGAHALPSEYKNNKSGYLQMLIDDILPTIEKENLADFIDIFCETGYFSVDDTQQILKAGKKHGLVGKIHVNQFTAIGGIKAGVDNNVLSVDHLEEMRTEDIEVLKNTKTMPVALPSCSYFLSIPYTPARKMIEAGLPLALATDYNPGSTPSGNMNFVVSTACIKMKMTPEEAINAATINGAYAMNLLEKVGSITKGKLANLILTKEINSYNFIPYSFGNHCIEKVFLKGIEIKKS from the coding sequence ATGAATGTACTTTTTAAAAATATTAAAGAATTAATTCAGGTTAGAGAAAGCTCTGTAAATTTTCTTTCAGGAAAAGAAATGAGCATTTTACCAACTATTAAAAATGCCTTTTTATTAGTTAAAGATGGAATAATTTCTGACTATGGAATTATGGGAAAATGTCCTGAAATTGACATTAAAACCATTGATGCAACAGGAAAAATGATTTTACCTTCTTGGTGTGATTCACACACACATTTAGTGTATGCAGGCAATAGAGAAGATGAATTTGTAGATAGAATTAATGGATTGTCTTATGCTGAAATTGCTAAAAATGGTGGTGGAATTTTAAATTCAGCTAAGAAGTTACAACAAACTTCTGAAGAAGATTTATACAACCAAAGTAAAATTCGCTTAGAAGAAATTATTCAATTAGGTACTGGAGCTGTAGAAATTAAATCTGGTTATGGCTTAACTAAAGATGCAGAACTAAAAATGTTACGTGTTATAGAAAAACTAAAAGAAAATTATTTCTTAGAAATAAAAGCCACTTTTTTAGGTGCTCATGCTTTACCTTCAGAATATAAAAATAATAAAAGCGGCTATTTACAAATGCTTATTGATGATATTCTACCAACAATTGAAAAAGAAAACTTAGCAGATTTTATAGATATTTTCTGTGAAACAGGTTATTTTTCTGTGGATGATACTCAGCAAATTTTAAAAGCAGGTAAAAAACATGGTTTAGTTGGCAAAATTCATGTGAATCAATTTACTGCAATTGGAGGAATTAAAGCCGGGGTTGATAACAATGTTTTATCAGTAGATCATTTAGAAGAAATGAGAACTGAAGATATTGAAGTTTTAAAAAACACCAAAACAATGCCTGTTGCCTTACCAAGCTGCTCTTATTTTTTAAGCATTCCTTATACTCCAGCTAGAAAAATGATTGAAGCAGGTTTACCTTTAGCCTTAGCTACAGATTATAATCCTGGTTCTACACCTTCTGGAAACATGAACTTTGTAGTTTCTACAGCTTGTATAAAAATGAAAATGACACCCGAAGAAGCTATAAATGCCGCTACAATTAACGGAGCTTATGCAATGAATTTACTAGAAAAAGTGGGCTCTATAACTAAAGGAAAACTCGCAAACCTAATTTTAACTAAAGAAATAAATTCGTACAACTTTATTCCTTATTCTTTTGGAAACCATTGTATTGAAAAAGTTTTTTTAAAAGGAATCGAAATTAAAAAATCATAA
- the kduI gene encoding 5-dehydro-4-deoxy-D-glucuronate isomerase, with product MKTTYSTRYAASPQDVKTYDTARIREEFLIDNLMEHDKINLTYSHYDRFITGSAVPTSSTLKLETIDALKAENFLDRRELGIINVGQKGKVTVDGTEYVLEHKEALYVGQGNKNVEFSSDDAQNPALFYLNSTPAHKAFPTKKIGRNDVETIELGSAETANARTLRKYIVNSVVDVCQLQMGMTTIKPGSSWNTMPAHVHDRRMEVYFYFEIPSDQAVSHFMGEPTETRHIWMANNQAVISPPWSIHSGSGTSSYSFIWGMAGENLDYGDMDHCKINELR from the coding sequence ATGAAAACAACTTATAGCACACGTTATGCAGCATCTCCTCAAGACGTAAAAACGTATGACACAGCAAGAATTAGAGAAGAGTTTTTAATCGATAATTTAATGGAACATGATAAAATTAATTTAACATATTCTCATTATGATCGTTTTATAACAGGAAGTGCAGTACCAACTTCATCAACTTTAAAATTAGAAACAATTGATGCTTTAAAAGCTGAAAATTTTTTAGATAGAAGAGAATTAGGAATTATAAATGTTGGGCAAAAAGGTAAAGTTACTGTAGATGGCACTGAGTATGTTTTAGAACACAAAGAAGCTTTATATGTTGGGCAAGGAAATAAAAATGTAGAATTTTCAAGTGATGATGCTCAGAATCCTGCACTATTTTATTTAAACTCAACACCAGCTCACAAAGCTTTTCCTACTAAAAAAATTGGTAGAAACGATGTTGAAACAATTGAGTTAGGTTCTGCAGAAACTGCAAATGCAAGAACATTAAGAAAGTATATTGTAAACTCTGTAGTAGATGTTTGTCAATTACAAATGGGAATGACAACGATTAAACCAGGAAGTTCTTGGAATACAATGCCAGCTCACGTGCATGACAGAAGAATGGAAGTTTATTTCTATTTTGAAATTCCTTCAGATCAAGCAGTTTCTCATTTTATGGGAGAACCAACAGAAACAAGACATATTTGGATGGCAAATAACCAAGCTGTAATTTCTCCTCCTTGGTCTATCCATTCTGGTTCTGGTACAAGTAGTTACTCTTTTATTTGGGGAATGGCTGGTGAAAATTTAGATTATGGTGATATGGATCATTGTAAAATTAATGAGTTAAGATAA
- the acs gene encoding acetate--CoA ligase — MSNYHIKHLEEYYQVYRKSIREPENFWAEIAEEHFLWRKKWDKVLEWDFTKPAIKWFQGAQLNITENCIDRHLGTRANKTAILFEPNNPDEPAQHITYKQLSERVNQFANVLKEQGVKKGDRVCIYVPMIPELAIATLACARIGAIHSVVFAGFSAAALFSRINDSDCKIVITSDGSFRGKKSIDLKGIVDEALEDCAGVKTVLVVKRINSDIHMKEGRDQWLQPLLDKASKECVAETMEAEDPLFILYTSGSTGKPKGMVHTTAGYMVYSAYTFKNAFQYQENDVYWCTADIGWITGHSYIVYGPLANGATTVLFEGVPSYPDFGRFWEIIQKHKVTQFYTAPTAIRALAKHGTELVDQYDLSTLKVLGSVGEPINEEAWHWYNDTIGKKKSPIIDTWWQTETGGIMITPIPYVTPTKPTYATLPFIGVQPALMDENGQELKGNQVEGRLCIKFPWPSMARTIWGNHQRYKETYFSAYENMYFTGDGALRDEVGYYRITGRVDDVIIVSGHNLGTAPIEDAINEHPAVAESAIVGFPHDIKGSALYGYVTLKDIGESRDHNNLRKEINQLITDRIGPIAKLDKIQFSEGLPKTRSGKIMRRILRKIASNEMDNLGDISTLLNPEVVENIIENKL; from the coding sequence ATGAGCAATTATCACATAAAACATTTAGAGGAATATTATCAAGTATATAGAAAATCGATTCGAGAGCCAGAAAATTTTTGGGCAGAAATAGCAGAAGAGCATTTTTTATGGAGAAAAAAATGGGATAAAGTTTTAGAATGGGATTTTACCAAGCCAGCAATAAAATGGTTTCAAGGCGCGCAATTAAACATTACAGAAAACTGTATTGATAGGCATTTAGGAACAAGAGCCAATAAAACAGCTATTTTATTTGAACCTAATAATCCAGATGAACCAGCACAACATATTACGTATAAACAGTTATCAGAAAGAGTTAATCAATTTGCGAATGTTTTAAAAGAACAAGGCGTAAAAAAAGGCGATAGAGTTTGTATTTATGTGCCCATGATTCCTGAATTGGCCATTGCCACATTAGCCTGTGCAAGAATTGGTGCGATTCATTCTGTTGTTTTTGCAGGCTTTTCAGCAGCAGCATTGTTTTCTAGAATTAACGATTCTGACTGTAAAATAGTCATTACAAGTGATGGCTCTTTTAGAGGGAAAAAATCAATCGATTTAAAAGGCATTGTAGATGAAGCTTTAGAAGATTGTGCAGGAGTTAAAACAGTTTTGGTTGTAAAAAGAATCAATTCTGACATCCATATGAAAGAAGGAAGAGACCAATGGTTACAACCTTTGCTAGACAAAGCATCTAAAGAATGTGTAGCAGAAACGATGGAAGCAGAAGATCCTTTATTTATTTTATACACCTCTGGTTCTACAGGAAAACCCAAAGGAATGGTGCATACCACTGCTGGGTATATGGTGTATAGTGCCTATACTTTTAAAAACGCGTTTCAATATCAAGAAAATGATGTGTATTGGTGTACAGCAGATATAGGTTGGATCACTGGACACTCATACATCGTTTATGGACCTTTGGCCAATGGAGCCACCACAGTTTTGTTTGAAGGCGTACCAAGTTATCCCGATTTTGGTCGTTTTTGGGAAATTATACAGAAGCATAAAGTAACTCAATTTTATACAGCACCCACAGCCATTAGAGCTTTGGCAAAACATGGAACAGAATTGGTGGATCAATATGATTTATCAACCTTAAAAGTTTTAGGATCTGTTGGAGAACCGATTAATGAAGAAGCTTGGCATTGGTATAATGATACGATTGGGAAAAAGAAAAGTCCGATTATAGATACTTGGTGGCAAACAGAAACTGGTGGCATTATGATCACCCCAATTCCTTATGTAACTCCAACAAAACCAACCTATGCAACCTTGCCTTTTATAGGAGTTCAGCCTGCTTTAATGGATGAAAATGGACAAGAATTAAAAGGAAATCAAGTTGAAGGAAGATTGTGTATAAAATTTCCTTGGCCAAGTATGGCAAGAACTATTTGGGGCAACCACCAACGTTATAAAGAAACGTATTTTTCTGCTTACGAAAACATGTATTTTACAGGAGATGGCGCTTTAAGAGATGAAGTTGGGTATTATAGAATTACGGGTAGAGTAGATGATGTAATTATTGTTTCTGGGCATAATTTAGGAACTGCACCTATTGAAGATGCTATTAATGAACATCCTGCAGTAGCAGAATCTGCGATTGTTGGTTTTCCACATGACATTAAAGGAAGTGCATTGTATGGCTATGTAACTTTAAAAGATATTGGAGAAAGTAGAGATCACAATAATTTAAGAAAAGAAATTAACCAATTAATTACAGACAGAATTGGACCGATTGCAAAACTAGATAAAATTCAATTTTCTGAAGGCTTACCAAAAACACGTTCAGGAAAAATTATGCGACGTATTTTACGCAAAATAGCGTCTAACGAAATGGATAATTTAGGTGATATTTCTACGTTGTTAAACCCTGAAGTTGTGGAGAATATTATTGAAAATAAATTGTAG
- a CDS encoding nucleotidyltransferase family protein: MIHNKPTLVILAAGMGSRYGGLKQMDTFTPEGDTIIDFSLYDAIQAGFGKVIFIIRKSFQAEFKANFSQKLVNKIDVEYVYQEIDSIPEKYMNLERIKPWGTGHALLMTKDVVKENFAIINADDFYGRQAFKTMVNQLKNTDKNSCNFSVIGYSLKNTLSENGFVSRGECFVDKNGFLKNIIERTKIEIIDGILKSEIENGELISIDKNTIVSMNFWGFTPKCFEFGEDLFLDFLEKNASNLKAEFYLPTIVNKMITSKKASVKVLESDSKWFGVTYSDDKEKVQKEINALKEKGMYPKKIWS; the protein is encoded by the coding sequence ATGATACACAACAAGCCTACATTAGTCATCTTAGCAGCAGGAATGGGTAGTAGATATGGAGGATTAAAACAAATGGATACTTTTACTCCAGAAGGAGATACTATTATCGATTTTTCTTTATATGATGCAATTCAGGCTGGCTTTGGTAAAGTCATTTTTATCATCAGAAAAAGTTTTCAAGCCGAATTTAAAGCAAATTTTAGTCAAAAATTGGTAAATAAAATTGATGTAGAATATGTGTATCAAGAAATAGACAGTATTCCAGAAAAATACATGAATCTAGAGAGAATAAAACCTTGGGGAACAGGACATGCTTTGTTGATGACCAAAGATGTTGTAAAAGAAAATTTTGCCATTATAAATGCTGATGATTTTTATGGAAGACAAGCTTTTAAAACAATGGTAAATCAGCTAAAGAATACTGATAAAAATAGCTGTAATTTTAGTGTGATTGGCTATTCTTTAAAAAACACATTATCGGAAAATGGATTTGTGTCTAGAGGAGAATGTTTTGTGGATAAAAATGGTTTTTTAAAAAATATAATCGAAAGAACTAAAATTGAAATAATTGATGGAATTCTTAAAAGTGAAATTGAAAACGGAGAATTAATATCGATTGATAAAAACACAATTGTTTCCATGAATTTCTGGGGATTTACGCCTAAATGTTTTGAGTTTGGTGAGGATTTGTTTTTAGACTTTTTAGAAAAAAATGCATCAAATTTAAAAGCCGAATTTTATTTGCCAACGATTGTAAATAAAATGATAACATCAAAAAAAGCATCTGTAAAAGTCTTAGAGTCAGACTCTAAATGGTTTGGAGTTACTTATAGTGATGATAAAGAAAAAGTACAAAAAGAGATTAATGCATTGAAAGAAAAAGGTATGTATCCAAAAAAAATATGGAGTTAA
- a CDS encoding phosphotransferase enzyme family protein gives MDAKTLKFFFNQFEHQSIYKGYTELNSGHINDTFFIETEGKTNYILQRINHKIFKDVAGLVNNKVLVSNHLKSKFSNKSDKDLDQKVLSFVKVKNSDLHYFKKGQDFWNLMIFINNSVTHETVKDKGIAFEAGKLLGNFLNNTSDFESNQLIDVIPNFHDMSFRYSQYENALKNASNVRLQNAEKYTKLVADLKEEMHILQHLKEAGEIPTRVTHNDTKISNSLFDKNNKGICMIDTDTVMPGIIHYDFGDAIRTICNTATEDEKNLEKVTFNLEFYEAYKKGFLEETKASLSEIELKYLPLAAKTMIFIMALRFLTDYLNNDVYYKTIYQDHNLDRAKNQFKLIESFYKKML, from the coding sequence ATGGATGCAAAAACGCTAAAATTTTTTTTTAATCAATTTGAACATCAATCAATTTATAAAGGTTATACAGAATTAAATTCTGGACATATAAATGATACTTTTTTCATAGAAACAGAAGGTAAAACAAACTATATTTTACAAAGAATAAATCATAAAATTTTTAAAGATGTTGCTGGTTTAGTAAATAATAAAGTATTGGTAAGTAATCATTTAAAAAGTAAATTTTCAAATAAATCAGATAAAGATTTAGACCAAAAAGTATTAAGTTTTGTAAAAGTTAAAAACAGCGATTTACACTATTTTAAAAAGGGACAAGATTTTTGGAATCTGATGATTTTCATCAACAATAGTGTTACACATGAAACAGTAAAAGATAAAGGAATCGCTTTTGAAGCTGGCAAACTTTTAGGAAATTTTTTAAATAATACTTCAGATTTTGAGAGCAATCAATTGATAGATGTAATTCCTAATTTTCATGATATGTCTTTTAGGTATTCTCAATATGAAAATGCATTAAAAAATGCATCAAATGTTAGATTACAAAATGCTGAAAAATACACAAAACTAGTTGCAGATTTAAAAGAAGAAATGCACATTTTACAACATTTAAAAGAAGCTGGAGAAATACCAACAAGAGTAACACATAATGATACAAAAATTTCCAATTCTCTTTTTGATAAAAACAACAAAGGTATTTGCATGATTGATACAGATACTGTAATGCCAGGAATTATACATTATGATTTTGGTGATGCAATAAGAACAATCTGTAACACAGCTACAGAAGATGAAAAGAATTTAGAAAAAGTAACGTTTAATCTAGAATTTTATGAAGCTTACAAAAAAGGATTTTTAGAAGAAACGAAAGCATCTTTATCAGAAATAGAGTTAAAGTATTTACCATTAGCTGCAAAAACAATGATTTTTATAATGGCACTTCGTTTTTTAACAGATTACTTAAATAACGATGTGTATTATAAAACAATCTACCAAGATCATAATTTAGACAGGGCAAAAAATCAATTTAAATTAATAGAAAGTTTTTATAAAAAGATGCTCTAA
- the hutG gene encoding formimidoylglutamase: protein MEFFKDLKVTYKAGDINNYSGRKTALENQYWYQEISAANIEDSLFENKTNIGLIGYVCDEGVKRNQGRIGARKGPKNVRNQLGKLPIHFNKKVTDFGDIICLDEKLEDCQKGLSKIISELISNKVLPIAIGGGHDIAFANFNGIKNALKNSTKNNIGIINFDAHFDLRKVENQPNSGTPFNQILSENKNASYFAIGIQQQSNTKELFEIASKNNVSFVSNFECETFNIDLKNNLNSFIEKVDYLYITIDLDGFSSAFAPGVSAPSSLGYAPNFVYQVLTFLFQSKKVISCDIAELNPDFDIDNSTAKLAAKLLDFIVLNA, encoded by the coding sequence ATGGAATTTTTTAAAGATTTAAAAGTTACTTATAAAGCTGGTGATATAAATAATTATTCTGGTAGAAAAACTGCTCTTGAAAATCAATATTGGTATCAAGAAATTTCAGCTGCTAATATTGAAGATTCTCTTTTCGAAAATAAAACGAATATTGGTTTAATTGGGTATGTTTGTGATGAAGGTGTAAAAAGAAATCAAGGTAGAATTGGTGCTAGAAAAGGCCCAAAAAACGTACGCAATCAATTAGGGAAACTTCCAATTCATTTTAATAAAAAAGTTACAGATTTTGGTGATATTATTTGTTTAGATGAAAAATTAGAAGATTGTCAAAAAGGACTTTCAAAAATTATATCAGAATTAATTTCTAATAAGGTTTTACCAATTGCAATTGGTGGCGGACATGATATTGCTTTTGCAAACTTTAACGGAATTAAAAATGCCTTAAAAAATTCAACAAAAAACAACATCGGAATTATAAATTTTGATGCACATTTTGATTTAAGAAAAGTTGAAAACCAACCAAATTCAGGAACTCCTTTCAATCAAATTTTATCAGAAAATAAAAATGCAAGTTATTTTGCTATTGGCATTCAACAACAATCAAACACGAAAGAATTATTTGAAATTGCATCTAAAAATAATGTTTCTTTTGTTTCTAATTTTGAATGTGAAACGTTTAATATCGACCTAAAAAACAACTTAAATTCATTTATTGAAAAAGTAGACTACCTATATATCACTATAGATTTAGATGGATTTTCCTCTGCTTTTGCTCCTGGAGTAAGCGCTCCTTCTTCACTTGGTTATGCTCCAAATTTTGTATATCAAGTACTCACCTTTCTATTCCAGAGTAAAAAGGTGATTTCTTGTGATATTGCTGAATTAAATCCAGATTTTGATATCGATAATTCTACTGCAAAGTTGGCTGCAAAATTGTTAGATTTTATAGTTTTAAACGCTTAA
- a CDS encoding LacI family DNA-binding transcriptional regulator, translated as MDNNQVTIHDIAAILKIDSSTVSRALNNSPRVAKKTKDKILKKAAELGYQRNHLASNLRKSKNFTLGVIVPRISRHFFSTAIAGIEETAFKAGYTVIICQSLESFEREKSIVETLLANRVDGVLISISMETKNYDHLLGLKQRNIPYVFFDRHCNINENSNVLIDDFDAAFNATQHLIDQKSTTIAHFAGPQNLEIYKNRFKGYKSALEKNNIVFKEELVFTSSLMENDGKLNVQKMMNLSYKIDGLFCANDVIAIGAIKYLKEINIKIPEDIAIVGFSNESISSVIEPALSTINQPGLEIGVAATELLIAKITNEGEKLKNETIIIKTSLIERKSSLRNS; from the coding sequence ATGGATAACAATCAAGTAACCATTCATGACATTGCAGCAATTTTGAAAATTGATAGCTCTACAGTTTCTAGAGCATTAAATAATAGCCCTAGAGTTGCTAAAAAAACAAAGGATAAAATATTAAAAAAGGCTGCTGAATTGGGTTATCAACGTAACCATTTAGCTTCTAATTTAAGAAAAAGTAAAAACTTTACCTTAGGTGTAATTGTACCTAGAATTTCGCGTCATTTTTTTTCAACTGCAATTGCTGGTATAGAAGAAACTGCTTTTAAAGCTGGTTATACAGTTATTATTTGCCAATCTTTAGAAAGTTTTGAGAGAGAAAAAAGTATTGTTGAAACATTATTAGCAAATAGAGTAGATGGTGTTTTAATTTCCATTTCTATGGAAACCAAAAATTATGATCATTTGTTAGGGTTAAAGCAGAGAAATATTCCGTATGTTTTTTTTGATAGACATTGTAATATTAACGAAAATAGCAATGTACTTATTGACGATTTTGATGCCGCTTTTAACGCAACTCAACATTTAATTGATCAAAAAAGTACGACAATTGCTCATTTTGCTGGTCCTCAAAATTTAGAAATTTATAAAAATAGATTTAAAGGCTATAAAAGTGCTTTAGAAAAAAATAATATAGTTTTTAAAGAGGAGCTTGTTTTTACATCTAGTTTAATGGAAAATGATGGTAAATTAAACGTGCAAAAAATGATGAATTTATCTTATAAAATAGATGGTTTATTTTGTGCAAATGATGTTATAGCCATTGGTGCTATTAAATATTTAAAAGAAATAAATATAAAAATACCCGAAGATATTGCCATTGTTGGTTTTAGTAATGAATCTATTTCTTCTGTTATAGAACCTGCATTGTCTACAATTAATCAACCTGGATTAGAGATTGGGGTTGCAGCAACAGAGTTATTAATTGCAA
- a CDS encoding gluconate 5-dehydrogenase has protein sequence MSINLFDLSGKIALITGATHGLGMAMATGIGNAGAKIVVNGNSSQEKLDKAVAAYKALGIDAYGYLFNVADEKAVKENIAKIESEVGAIDILVNNAGIIKRTPLVDMEVADFKEVIDIDLVAPFIVSKHVVKGMIARKNGKIINICSMMSELGRNSVGAYAAAKGGLKMLTQNMATEWAKFNIQTNGIGPGYFATSQTEPIRVDGHPFNDFIVSRTPAGKWGNPDDLQGAAIFLSSKASDFVNGQVVYVDGGILATIGKPANED, from the coding sequence ATGTCAATTAATTTATTTGATTTATCAGGAAAAATAGCATTAATTACTGGTGCAACTCATGGTCTTGGAATGGCAATGGCTACTGGAATTGGAAATGCTGGTGCTAAAATTGTAGTGAATGGAAATTCATCTCAAGAAAAATTAGACAAAGCAGTTGCAGCATATAAAGCTTTAGGAATTGATGCTTATGGATATCTTTTTAATGTTGCAGATGAAAAGGCCGTAAAAGAAAATATTGCTAAAATCGAATCTGAAGTTGGTGCAATTGATATTTTGGTAAACAACGCAGGTATTATTAAGAGAACTCCTTTAGTTGATATGGAAGTTGCCGACTTTAAAGAAGTAATTGATATAGATTTAGTGGCTCCTTTTATCGTTTCTAAACATGTTGTAAAAGGAATGATTGCCAGAAAAAATGGAAAAATCATCAATATTTGTTCTATGATGAGCGAGTTAGGTAGAAATTCTGTTGGAGCTTATGCAGCTGCAAAAGGTGGTTTAAAAATGCTAACTCAAAATATGGCTACTGAATGGGCAAAATTCAATATTCAAACAAACGGAATTGGACCAGGTTATTTTGCAACCAGTCAAACAGAACCAATTAGAGTTGATGGACATCCTTTTAACGATTTTATAGTAAGTAGAACTCCTGCAGGAAAATGGGGGAATCCAGATGATTTACAAGGAGCAGCAATCTTTTTAAGTTCTAAAGCTAGCGATTTTGTAAATGGACAAGTTGTTTATGTTGATGGTGGAATTTTAGCAACGATTGGCAAACCAGCGAATGAAGATTAG
- a CDS encoding sugar MFS transporter — translation MQQKNNTTAIIIIASLFFIFGFVTWINGALIPFMKTINELTDAQSYLVASASYISFVVMALPASYILNKIGYKKGMSLGLIIMGIGALVFIPAAEARTYWVFLAGIFIQGLGMTILQTASNPYITILGPIESGAKRIAIMGIANKTAGALGSLIFGAILLSGIDDTKEKLAGATLEEKNVLLDTMADSVFMPYIIMAIVLFILGVLIRKAPLPNVDVEENEVIEEGKTAKTSIFQFPNLWLGVLALFVYVGAEVIAGDTIIAYGISLGFTGEEAKYFTTYTLLAMVATYGLGVFLIPKYVKQKTALIISAILGIIFSFCIINTSGFTSVAFVAALGIANALVWPAIWPLTLEGLGKFTKTASALLIMAISGGAIIPPLYGRIVDANKSELIANGIQEADAMSTASTESYWILIPCYAIILFFAIWGHKIKNWSK, via the coding sequence ATGCAACAAAAAAACAATACGACAGCAATCATCATTATTGCAAGTTTATTTTTCATATTTGGTTTTGTAACTTGGATAAATGGAGCATTAATTCCGTTTATGAAAACCATTAACGAACTAACAGATGCCCAATCTTATTTAGTGGCATCTGCAAGTTATATTTCTTTTGTGGTGATGGCTTTGCCAGCATCTTATATTTTAAATAAGATAGGCTATAAAAAAGGGATGTCTTTAGGATTAATTATTATGGGAATTGGAGCTTTGGTTTTTATCCCAGCAGCAGAAGCAAGAACGTATTGGGTTTTTCTAGCAGGTATTTTTATTCAAGGATTAGGAATGACGATTTTACAAACAGCCTCAAATCCATACATTACCATTTTAGGACCCATAGAAAGTGGTGCCAAAAGAATTGCTATTATGGGAATTGCGAACAAAACTGCAGGCGCTTTAGGATCATTAATTTTCGGAGCTATTTTATTATCTGGAATTGATGACACCAAAGAAAAATTAGCAGGTGCAACTTTAGAGGAAAAAAATGTGCTTTTAGATACCATGGCTGATAGCGTTTTTATGCCTTATATAATAATGGCAATAGTGCTATTTATATTAGGAGTTTTAATTAGAAAAGCACCTTTACCAAATGTAGATGTTGAAGAAAATGAAGTGATTGAAGAAGGTAAAACAGCAAAAACTAGTATTTTTCAATTCCCAAATTTATGGTTGGGTGTTTTAGCACTTTTTGTTTATGTTGGTGCAGAGGTTATTGCTGGTGATACTATTATCGCTTATGGAATTTCACTTGGTTTTACAGGAGAAGAAGCCAAATATTTTACAACTTATACATTATTAGCAATGGTTGCCACGTATGGTTTGGGGGTTTTCTTAATTCCTAAATATGTAAAACAAAAAACGGCATTAATTATAAGTGCAATTCTGGGGATTATTTTTAGCTTTTGTATCATAAATACTTCTGGCTTTACATCAGTAGCTTTTGTTGCAGCTTTAGGAATTGCAAATGCCTTGGTTTGGCCAGCAATTTGGCCCTTAACATTAGAAGGTTTGGGCAAGTTTACAAAAACAGCCTCTGCATTATTAATTATGGCAATTTCTGGTGGTGCCATTATTCCACCTTTATATGGTAGAATTGTAGATGCCAATAAATCAGAATTAATTGCAAACGGAATTCAAGAAGCAGATGCAATGTCTACAGCATCTACAGAAAGTTATTGGATTTTAATACCTTGTTATGCAATCATTCTCTTTTTTGCAATTTGGGGTCATAAAATTAAAAATTGGAGTAAATAA